From a region of the Enterobacter cancerogenus genome:
- the grpE gene encoding nucleotide exchange factor GrpE — protein sequence MSSKEQKTPEGQAPEEIITEQHDEVEAVESDASADQVDPRDEKIANLETQLAEAQNREREAVLRIKAEMENLRRRTELDVEKAHKFALEKFVNELLPVIDSLDRALEVADKANPDNTAMIEGIELTLKSMLDVVRKFGVEVIAETNVALDPNVHQAIAMVESDDVQAGNVLGVMQKGYTLNGRTIRAAMVTVAKAKA from the coding sequence ATGAGTAGTAAAGAACAGAAAACGCCTGAGGGGCAAGCCCCGGAAGAAATTATCACGGAACAGCACGACGAGGTTGAGGCCGTAGAGTCAGACGCGTCTGCTGATCAGGTGGACCCGCGCGATGAAAAAATTGCCAACCTGGAAACTCAGCTGGCAGAAGCGCAGAATCGCGAACGCGAAGCTGTACTGCGCATCAAAGCGGAAATGGAAAACCTGCGTCGTCGTACCGAGCTGGACGTTGAGAAAGCGCATAAATTCGCGCTGGAGAAGTTTGTCAACGAACTGCTGCCGGTGATCGACAGTCTCGATCGCGCCCTGGAAGTGGCTGACAAGGCTAACCCGGACAACACGGCGATGATCGAAGGTATCGAACTGACGCTGAAATCCATGCTGGATGTGGTACGCAAATTCGGCGTGGAAGTGATTGCCGAGACCAACGTCGCGCTGGATCCAAACGTTCACCAGGCGATAGCTATGGTGGAATCTGACGACGTTCAGGCCGGTAACGTGCTTGGCGTGATGCAGAAAGGCTATACCCTGAATGGCCGTACCATTCGCGCAGCGATGGTGACCGTGGCGAAAGCGAAAGCGTAA